In Nostoc sp. CENA543, a single genomic region encodes these proteins:
- a CDS encoding NHLP bacteriocin export ABC transporter permease/ATPase subunit — translation MNDSQLLLTSNQSLLLDDPHTVWQMKSGAIALFAIPIHEGIDGVRRYLFTVNPGEALFGIATQTHKILAVAMEETVLWQLTDQSQGSLELVQTWGKNICSCVGDRCVIPPIFSHPEQVSNWDSIQVTLNQLHSDFCQILVQIEQEELATKLEQFQAREQLNHQVKVSALGNLASVLKPKQAELLQTGTPLLIAAGAVGRALGMKILPPARSEDMNRIKEPLEAIARASRLRMRRVLLNNQWWLKDTSPLLAYTHKDNRPVAILPVGTRKYEIFDPENHTRIPVNDYTAQQLAPFAYVFYRSLPEQNLTAIDLLKFAFKGQIRELIIILLTGTIAALLGMLTPLATAILIDAVIPDADRDLLFQISLGLLAATFGTVVFQTAQGFAGLRLDSKGSLDSQAALWDRLLNLRVSFFRQYSIGDLQSRVSAITQIRQKLGDTVLRTIFTSFFSLLNLGLLFVYSSSLALVVLAVALVTIIFTTVSGILTRQKLRILEEIEGEIFGFTVQMVAGVSKLRVSSAEDRAFAYWAKKYSQQLKLKLSTEVVEDILAIFNTVMPTITSIIIFWLAVVLITQAPFQGSAGLSTGTFLAFNSAFAIFILGATQLSNTIVSILDISIFWERAKPIFQAQPEIDLNKSDPGRLTGKVKIDHVTFRYREDGPLNLDDVTIEAEAGEFIALVGPSGSGKSTIIRMLLGFETPKDGTIYYDGQDLSGLDISAVRRQIGVVLQNGRINSASIFENISSGALVTMDEAWEAARMAGLADDIQLMPMEMHTVISEGGTNLSGGQRQRLLIARALVLKPKILIFDEATSALDNRTQAIVSNSLDNLGVTRIVIAHRLSTIRNADRIYVIEAGRVVQQGQFEELVSQKGLFANLMARQMA, via the coding sequence ATGAATGATTCCCAGTTATTGCTCACCAGTAATCAGTCCTTGTTATTAGACGATCCGCACACCGTTTGGCAGATGAAATCAGGTGCGATCGCCCTGTTTGCGATTCCCATCCACGAAGGAATTGACGGAGTACGCCGTTATCTATTTACTGTCAATCCAGGGGAAGCATTGTTTGGCATAGCTACTCAGACGCATAAAATTTTAGCGGTAGCAATGGAAGAGACTGTACTGTGGCAATTAACTGATCAGTCTCAAGGTTCGCTGGAGTTAGTGCAGACTTGGGGGAAAAATATCTGTAGTTGTGTAGGCGATCGCTGTGTCATTCCCCCTATATTCTCTCATCCTGAGCAGGTGAGTAATTGGGACAGCATCCAAGTAACCCTCAATCAACTGCACAGTGATTTTTGTCAAATTCTCGTGCAAATAGAACAAGAAGAGTTAGCCACTAAATTAGAGCAATTCCAAGCACGAGAACAACTTAATCATCAAGTCAAAGTTAGTGCTTTAGGAAACTTAGCATCAGTTCTCAAACCCAAACAAGCGGAACTGTTACAAACTGGGACACCCCTATTAATTGCCGCAGGTGCAGTGGGTAGGGCATTAGGGATGAAGATTTTGCCTCCGGCTCGTTCCGAAGATATGAATCGGATTAAAGAACCCCTAGAAGCGATCGCCCGTGCCTCTCGCCTTCGGATGCGGCGAGTATTACTCAACAATCAATGGTGGCTAAAGGATACTAGTCCTCTACTGGCATATACGCACAAAGATAATCGCCCTGTAGCGATTTTACCAGTAGGAACCAGAAAATACGAAATTTTTGACCCAGAAAATCATACTCGTATCCCTGTCAATGATTATACGGCGCAACAACTAGCTCCCTTTGCCTATGTGTTTTATCGTTCCCTACCTGAGCAAAATTTAACTGCGATCGATTTGTTAAAGTTTGCTTTCAAAGGGCAGATCCGAGAACTGATCATCATCCTGCTGACAGGGACAATCGCCGCCTTACTAGGGATGTTAACGCCCTTAGCCACCGCCATTCTCATTGATGCTGTCATTCCCGATGCCGACCGAGACTTGTTATTTCAAATCAGCTTAGGTCTGTTAGCAGCCACTTTTGGTACAGTGGTTTTTCAAACTGCCCAAGGGTTTGCCGGACTGCGACTAGACAGTAAAGGTAGTTTAGATTCCCAAGCTGCCCTCTGGGATAGATTATTGAATTTGCGGGTATCTTTCTTTCGGCAGTATTCCATAGGGGATTTACAATCTCGTGTTTCCGCTATCACTCAAATTCGTCAGAAACTCGGTGACACAGTATTACGCACCATCTTTACTAGTTTCTTCTCCCTGCTGAATTTGGGGTTGTTGTTTGTCTACAGTTCTAGTTTGGCTTTAGTTGTATTAGCAGTAGCACTGGTGACAATCATCTTTACCACTGTCTCCGGTATACTTACCCGCCAGAAATTGCGTATTTTAGAAGAAATAGAAGGAGAAATTTTTGGTTTTACCGTCCAGATGGTTGCAGGTGTGTCTAAACTGCGTGTTAGCAGTGCCGAAGACCGCGCCTTTGCTTACTGGGCAAAAAAGTATAGTCAGCAACTCAAACTCAAACTAAGTACAGAAGTAGTAGAAGACATCTTAGCTATATTTAATACTGTCATGCCAACAATCACTTCCATCATCATCTTTTGGCTGGCAGTGGTATTAATTACACAAGCCCCATTTCAAGGCAGTGCAGGATTATCTACAGGGACATTTTTAGCGTTTAACTCAGCTTTCGCTATCTTCATCTTGGGTGCAACACAACTGAGTAACACCATAGTTAGCATATTAGACATCAGCATTTTTTGGGAACGAGCCAAACCAATCTTTCAAGCACAACCAGAAATTGACCTCAACAAAAGTGATCCTGGAAGGTTAACAGGTAAAGTCAAAATAGATCATGTGACGTTTCGTTATCGAGAAGACGGCCCCCTGAATTTAGATGATGTCACCATTGAGGCCGAAGCGGGAGAGTTTATTGCCTTAGTAGGGCCTTCTGGTAGTGGTAAATCGACAATTATTAGGATGTTGTTGGGGTTTGAAACACCAAAAGACGGGACAATTTACTACGATGGTCAAGATTTATCAGGATTAGATATATCAGCAGTGCGCCGACAGATTGGTGTTGTTCTGCAAAATGGACGAATTAATAGTGCTTCCATTTTTGAGAATATTTCTAGCGGCGCATTGGTGACAATGGATGAAGCTTGGGAAGCTGCACGCATGGCCGGGTTGGCGGATGATATTCAATTAATGCCAATGGAAATGCACACAGTTATTTCCGAAGGTGGTACAAACCTGTCTGGTGGACAAAGACAGCGACTATTAATAGCCCGTGCTTTGGTATTGAAACCCAAAATCCTGATTTTTGATGAAGCCACCAGTGCCTTAGATAATCGTACTCAAGCTATAGTCAGCAACAGCTTAGACAATTTAGGAGTCACGCGCATAGTAATTGCCCATCGCCTCAGCACCATCCGCAATGCCGACAGAATTTATGTAATTGAAGCTGGTCGAGTTGTCCAGCAAGGTCAGTTTGAGGAATTAGTTTCTCAGAAGGGATTATTTGCGAATTTGATGGCGCGACAGATGGCTTAG
- a CDS encoding MBL fold metallo-hydrolase yields the protein MTLRRLSNKIRFQLIYQDETKFGSAVTGQCDTTIRRYCKSIMAHRQQYGLADVVAHSRELLAATMISGGLADLYASPGVLREDWLYPDSQAVQPVALQLEHNIGESIATLKLSPHLLSDLASYLGEWQQGSHAPTTTVARELWDVLNEYGALVPEAMPATSLSSHATFVGHSTLQFSDGNSSILFDPFVLPKSEVYPPNYQPLSLEELGQPDAVFITHSHPDHFDLGTLLRLGANTPIFVPQVQRESVLAIDMALRLRQLGFDNVHTLSWFEERQIGGMRVIALPFYGEQATVGEVLHPEIRNQGNTYLVEYCDRRVALTADSGRDYLGNVKELAATAKERYGSLDTLFGGYRGFGLYPIQYLFSSVARYLTFVPEKMWQVRQKMMCDADDVIDVAEIWNAKRLVPYSDGGAPWFWQRGLGPCLDGSQPHIMAVDPTPDHVCQVANQRSGTRKDGAIASPVSICLLRPGDSLMFSQADILVKNQSWPYVNFSGSNTRKY from the coding sequence ATGACACTTCGCAGATTAAGTAACAAAATTAGATTCCAACTGATTTATCAGGACGAAACAAAATTTGGCAGTGCTGTCACTGGACAATGCGACACGACCATCCGGCGTTACTGTAAAAGCATTATGGCACATCGTCAGCAATATGGACTGGCAGATGTGGTGGCGCATTCACGGGAATTACTAGCAGCAACCATGATTTCTGGTGGACTGGCAGATTTATATGCAAGTCCTGGGGTACTGCGAGAAGATTGGCTTTATCCCGATAGTCAAGCTGTTCAACCCGTCGCATTGCAATTGGAACACAATATTGGTGAAAGTATCGCCACCCTCAAACTCTCGCCCCATCTTTTATCTGATCTAGCTTCATATTTAGGGGAATGGCAACAAGGAAGTCATGCTCCGACTACAACCGTGGCTCGTGAGTTATGGGATGTGTTAAATGAGTATGGCGCACTGGTTCCAGAGGCTATGCCAGCAACGTCTCTATCAAGTCATGCTACCTTTGTGGGTCACTCAACTCTACAATTTAGTGATGGCAACTCTAGTATTTTGTTTGATCCATTTGTGTTGCCCAAGTCTGAGGTTTATCCACCCAACTATCAACCCCTCAGCCTAGAGGAACTAGGACAACCTGATGCCGTATTTATCACCCATTCTCATCCTGATCATTTTGATTTAGGCACATTGCTCAGACTTGGTGCTAACACACCAATCTTTGTTCCCCAAGTGCAGCGAGAATCTGTATTGGCAATTGATATGGCATTGCGGCTGCGTCAGTTGGGATTTGATAATGTTCACACCCTGAGTTGGTTTGAAGAAAGGCAAATTGGTGGGATGAGAGTTATCGCCTTGCCATTTTACGGGGAACAGGCCACTGTTGGGGAAGTCCTGCACCCAGAGATTCGTAATCAGGGTAACACTTATTTGGTTGAGTATTGCGATCGCCGTGTGGCACTGACTGCTGATTCTGGGCGTGATTATCTAGGAAATGTCAAAGAACTAGCAGCTACAGCCAAAGAGCGTTATGGTTCGCTTGATACTCTCTTTGGTGGCTATCGTGGTTTTGGACTCTATCCGATTCAGTATCTATTTTCCTCAGTGGCTCGCTATTTAACTTTTGTACCTGAGAAGATGTGGCAAGTCCGGCAAAAAATGATGTGCGATGCCGATGATGTCATTGATGTGGCTGAAATCTGGAATGCTAAACGTCTTGTACCGTACTCAGATGGGGGTGCGCCTTGGTTTTGGCAGCGTGGTCTTGGCCCTTGTCTAGACGGATCACAACCACACATTATGGCAGTTGATCCCACCCCAGACCATGTTTGTCAGGTAGCCAATCAGCGTTCTGGGACTCGCAAAGATGGAGCGATCGCGTCTCCCGTCTCAATTTGCCTGCTGCGCCCTGGGGATTCTCTCATGTTTTCACAAGCAGATATTTTAGTTAAAAATCAGTCTTGGCCTTATGTAAATTTTTCAGGCTCTAATACTAGAAAATATTAA
- a CDS encoding lantibiotic dehydratase, protein MSRGWPIIAAWLQLVMRDRIQTQQTMNNQPRFEFAPAAILRAAAWPIETIQGFGNPELAQLALTASRSQDAHTWKEYTDAYQQVHAQERERLWQITAGDSWFMKALLLSNPSLFTEVQRGLPLREGKRTKKIRHLETALYRFLARAAGRTTPYGLWAGVGLVELGKTAQQISTKAEYSFTPDLRPWQRILRAIAHRTEYRQAATWRINPTLKRQTDGSWRFWARKPDGLVEQREIDSQEIVDVILGELTKLELGTLDQLSTKIAASPHWHYAAKIQDILSIFIDGGVLVGGLDLPYQFANPWQALVLVADKLIEPDRHLWDKAIQQIQQLSNTLVAQLEVMSVDALAEYLQQAKTYIQELAQGLSVELIQLPDPVLHCDLELPLRITLDETQQNILLQTLQDYEDCWIQGISPASALRIAFRERMQQEFAMGVALGDLNSSLTSQMTKANSYPAVVTRIVEWESYLSQNTEEIVLEPSNHKLNSPLSQAPFGCLFVSLFAGATVETLHTTSLHIPPSLQGKGVRGLGSFSHTPTPPHPHTPKPLEFLVNGIGDEPVRIFARFSELLKCDHLLHSWFQTKLEDLATQHQIQVAELQTPFEHNPNVLARPNFGIVPIELWGASAETPSLTDAKIFFDAKTQLPFLKLPGFANPVAVFWFSSAAIANFDPICEQLLWTTFQDHPMAVFRAATQPMPIELTAPRFTPRVRLPKNAIVRPRRTVLSGQTLTELAQMPAIERFAKWQQLAATYGWPMLLNLQIAGQYSLLIHRDSPLAIESFFKKNLPAQTPWLIVEELVNQPWLVDSQGQHYMVELAIPFARSEHGRGKLKI, encoded by the coding sequence TTGAGCCGTGGCTGGCCAATCATCGCCGCGTGGCTACAGCTCGTTATGCGCGATCGCATCCAGACTCAACAGACAATGAATAATCAGCCAAGATTTGAGTTTGCCCCGGCTGCTATCTTACGGGCTGCGGCTTGGCCTATCGAAACGATTCAAGGTTTCGGAAATCCAGAACTCGCCCAATTGGCACTCACCGCCAGCCGCAGTCAGGATGCTCACACCTGGAAAGAATACACAGATGCTTATCAACAGGTACACGCCCAAGAGCGTGAAAGACTGTGGCAAATTACCGCAGGCGATTCTTGGTTTATGAAAGCATTGCTGTTGTCCAATCCATCCCTTTTTACAGAGGTACAACGTGGGCTACCACTCAGAGAAGGGAAACGCACCAAAAAAATCCGCCATCTAGAAACAGCACTGTATCGTTTTTTAGCCAGGGCGGCAGGACGCACAACACCCTATGGTTTATGGGCTGGTGTGGGTTTAGTCGAGTTGGGCAAGACAGCACAGCAGATATCAACAAAAGCGGAGTATTCCTTTACACCTGATTTGCGTCCTTGGCAAAGGATATTGCGAGCGATCGCCCACCGTACAGAATACCGTCAAGCGGCAACTTGGCGAATCAATCCTACCTTAAAGCGGCAAACGGACGGCTCTTGGCGTTTTTGGGCAAGAAAGCCTGATGGCTTAGTCGAACAGCGTGAAATTGATTCCCAAGAAATCGTAGATGTGATTTTGGGAGAACTCACAAAATTAGAACTGGGAACATTAGATCAACTATCCACAAAAATAGCCGCCTCACCTCACTGGCACTATGCAGCCAAAATACAAGATATTCTGAGTATTTTCATTGATGGAGGTGTACTTGTAGGCGGACTCGACCTACCCTATCAATTTGCCAATCCTTGGCAAGCCTTAGTTTTAGTAGCAGATAAGCTGATTGAGCCAGATCGCCATCTTTGGGACAAAGCTATTCAACAGATACAGCAACTGAGCAATACTCTAGTGGCGCAGCTTGAGGTGATGTCTGTGGATGCACTAGCAGAGTATCTACAACAAGCCAAGACATATATTCAGGAACTCGCCCAAGGTCTTAGCGTTGAACTCATTCAGCTACCTGATCCAGTGCTGCACTGTGATTTGGAGTTACCACTGCGGATTACCCTTGATGAGACGCAGCAAAATATTTTACTGCAAACACTCCAAGACTACGAAGACTGCTGGATTCAGGGCATTAGTCCAGCCTCAGCCTTGCGGATAGCCTTCCGTGAACGAATGCAACAAGAATTTGCAATGGGTGTAGCTCTTGGTGATCTTAATTCCAGCCTAACTTCCCAGATGACCAAGGCTAATAGTTATCCCGCAGTTGTCACCCGCATAGTAGAGTGGGAAAGCTATTTATCTCAAAACACAGAGGAAATAGTTCTAGAACCTAGTAACCATAAGCTCAACTCTCCTCTTTCTCAAGCCCCTTTTGGTTGCTTGTTTGTCAGTTTATTTGCAGGCGCAACTGTAGAGACATTGCATACAACATCTCTACATATTCCCCCTTCCCTACAAGGGAAGGGGGTTAGGGGGTTAGGTTCTTTTAGTCACACCCCCACACCCCCACACCCCCACACCCCTAAACCCCTAGAATTTTTAGTTAATGGCATTGGTGATGAACCCGTGCGAATCTTTGCCCGGTTTAGCGAATTACTCAAGTGTGATCATCTACTGCATTCTTGGTTTCAAACCAAACTGGAGGATTTAGCAACCCAACATCAAATTCAGGTGGCAGAACTACAAACTCCCTTTGAGCATAACCCCAATGTTTTAGCTCGTCCTAATTTCGGGATTGTGCCGATTGAATTGTGGGGCGCAAGTGCAGAAACTCCATCTCTAACTGATGCCAAAATTTTTTTTGATGCTAAAACACAGCTACCTTTCTTAAAGCTGCCTGGCTTTGCTAATCCAGTAGCAGTATTTTGGTTTTCCTCAGCTGCGATCGCAAATTTTGACCCCATCTGTGAGCAGTTACTTTGGACTACCTTTCAAGATCACCCGATGGCGGTGTTTCGTGCTGCTACACAGCCAATGCCGATTGAACTCACCGCACCCCGATTTACCCCCCGTGTACGCCTACCAAAAAACGCTATTGTGCGTCCCCGTCGGACTGTTTTGAGTGGGCAAACTTTAACAGAACTTGCCCAAATGCCCGCAATAGAGCGTTTTGCTAAGTGGCAACAATTAGCAGCTACATATGGCTGGCCGATGCTGCTGAATCTACAAATTGCTGGTCAATATTCACTTTTGATACATCGAGATAGCCCCCTAGCAATAGAGTCCTTTTTCAAAAAAAACTTACCAGCACAAACCCCTTGGCTGATTGTCGAAGAGTTAGTTAATCAACCCTGGCTAGTTGACTCCCAAGGACAACATTACATGGTAGAACTAGCCATACCGTTTGCCAGAAGTGAACACGGGCGGGGGAAATTAAAAATCTAG